GGAGGCCATCACCCTGGTGGTGGCGGGGGCTCGGAACGCGGGGGTGTCCACCGTCTGCCCCACCTTCGCCTGGCAGAGCGCCACGATCCCGATCCGGAGACCACCGCGAAACTGACCGTGGAGGAGGGGGAATGGCACGGGAGGAGAGGTGGCTGGAGGGGATGGTGGCCCTGGTGACGGGCGCGGGCCGTGGGGAAGACGGCGGAGGCGGAGCCGGCATCTCCCGGTACCTGGCTCGCCAGGGTGCCCGGGTGGCGGTGAACGACCTCACGGAGGAATATGCGCAGGCCACCGTGGATCAGATTCGCAGCAGGGGCGGAGAGGCGTGGGGCATTGTGGGGGATGTCTCGGACCCCGCGGAAGCCCAGCGGATGGTGGACGCCGTGGTGCGCCATTTCGGCCGGCTGGACATCCTGGTGAACAACGCGGCCATCGGTGGCCTGATCCCCGCGGTGGAACGGCTCCCGGACGAGATCTGGCACCGTCAGGTGGCGGTGGATCTCTCGGGCCCCTTCTATATGAGCCGGGCTGCCCTACGGCACATGATCCCACAAGGATTTGGTCGCATCGTGAACATCGCTTCCCTCGCCGCGGTCCGCACGGGATTCGTGAGCGGCTCCACGTACACCACCGCGAAAACGGGGCTTTTGGGACTGACCCGGCAGATGGCCTTTGAGGTGGCGCAGTTTGGGATCACGGTGAACGCGCTTATGCCCACCGGCATCCGGAACCCCCGGATCCTGCGGATGAGACCGGAATGGTTGCAGGCGGAGGGGAGACTGGGCCCCCTGGATCCCGAGGAAGAGATCGGGAAACTCGTGGCCTTCCTCTCCCGGCGGGATGTGTCCTTCATTTCCGGAGCGGCTATCCCCCTGGACCGAGGGGTAGGGAGTGCCCTGGGGAACTTCGAGGCCTACAAGCAGAGGACTGGGAAGGACGCGGGCTAGAGAGGAGGGAGGGATGCAGAGGGTACGGTTGTGCGACCTCAGCGGGATGGTGGCCCTGGTGACGGGCGCCGGGGGCGGCTCCAAGGGGGGAGTCGGGCCCGTGATCGCCCGGTCCCTAGCCCAGGCGGGTGCCCGGGTGGCGGTGAACGATCGGACTGCGGAGTGGGCGGAAGCCACGGTGCAGGAGCTGCGGGGGGAGGGGCTAGAGGCGGAGGCGTTCCCCGCGGACGTGGCGGATGTCCGGCAGGCGGACCAGCTGGTGGAGCGGGTGGTGGAACGGTTCGGGCAGCTGGACGTCCTCGTGAACAAGGCGGAGTACCACGCGAGTGGCCAGCGGGCGGACGAGGTGTCGGACGAGGAGTGGGAGAGAAGCCTCGCGGTGAACGTGCATGCTCCGTTTTACCTGAGCCGGGCCGCGGTGCGGCACATGCGAGCTCGGAGGTTCGGCCGGATCATCAACGTCTCCAACATCTCCGCCATCCGCACGAGCCTGCTGCACGGGGTGCCGTACGTAGCTACAAAGGAGGCTCTGTACGGGCTCACCCGACACTTGGCCATCGAGGTGGCCCAGCACGGCATCACGGTGAACGCCATCCTGCCAGGGTTCATCCTCACACCGAAGCTCTTGGAGGACTGGCCGGAGGAGCGGCAGAGCGCGGTGGCGGCCACGATTCCCGCGCTCCGAGCTGGGACCCCCGAGGAGGTGGCGGCCCTGGTGGTGTTCCTGGCAAGTCGGGAGGCGGGCTACATCACGGGGGCGGCTATCCCCATCGATGGAGCGGTATCCGTGGTGCCCGGAGGAGGCGGGGGGCGCCGGGAGACCGCGTTCGTGTAGAGGTCGTGGCATGGGCCGGTTGGAAGGTATGGTGGCCCTGGTCACGGGTGCGGGTGGCGGAGCGCTGGGCGGCGGGGGAGCGGGCATCGCGCGGACCTTGGCGGAGGAAGGCGCCCGGGTGGCCGTGAACGATCTCCAGGAGGAATATGCGCAGGCCACGGTGGACCAGATCCGCGGCAGGGGCCGGGAAGCGTGGCCGGTGGTGGGGGATGTCTCGGACCCCAGCCAGGCCCGCCGGATGGTGGAGTCCGTGGTGGATCGGTGGGGGCGGCTGGACATCCTGGTGAACAATGCGGCGCGCCTGGGGCGTTCCCCCGCGGTGGAGCGGATGCCGGACGAGGAGTGGTGGAGCTACTTGCGGGTGAACCTCTCGGGACCCTTCTACATGAGCCGGGCTGCCCTCCCCCACATGGTCCGACAGGGGTTCGGCCGCATCGTCAACCTCTCCTCCCTGGCGGCCCTTCGGGCCAGCTTGAACGGGGGAGCCTGCTACACCTCCTCCAAGCGGGGTCTTCTTGGCCTCACACGGCAGCTCGCCGCGGAATTCTACCCGTACGGAATCACGGTGAACGCCGTTCTCCCCGCGGGGATCCTCACGGGCCGCATGCGCACCCAGATGCGGAAAGAGGAGGTGGAGGCCCGGCTGGCAAGTCGACGGATTGCCCTCCCCGAGGACATCGGAGCGCTCGTGGCCTTCCTCGCGAGCCGGGAGGCAGGACTGATCACCGCCAGCGTGATCGTGATCCCCGGAGTGGCCGTCTGCCCCCTGGGAGACTACGCCCAGTACCGGGCCGTGGCCCAGGCCATCGGGAAGGACATCGGGGCGTGAAATGCACAGGTAAGGTGGGGAGGCGGATGCGCATGCGGATCGTAGGGTGGATACTGGTGGTGACGCTAGGATTCGGCCTAGCCGTGAGGCCACCCGTGGGCCTGCCCCTCGCGGAAGCTGCCCCGGGCCCTAAGCGCGGGGGAGTTCTGCGGGTGGTGGACGAACCTCCAGGTTCGCCCTTCGGCGTGCCATGGGAGATCGTGGGGGTCTCCGTGTGCGCGGCCATCCCCGCCTTCGAAAGCCTCCTGTGGGTAGACCGGCAGGGACGCGTCTATCCGCGGCTTGCGGAGCGGTGGGAGGTGGCTTCCGATCGCCGCTCCGTCACCATCACCGTGCGGCGGGGCGTCCGCTTCCACGATGGAACGCCCCTCACCGCACAGGCGGTGGTCTACAACCTCCAGCGTCAGGTAGAGGCCCGCCGGGTCCCCTTCCGATCCGTAGAGGCGTTGGATGACCGGCGGGTACGCATTCACCTCCACGAGTGGGACAACCGGATCTGGCTGAACCTCATGGGTACCTCCGCCCTCCTGGCGTCCCCGTCCTTCATCGAGCGGCAAGGGGTGGATCGGGCCCGGTGGGAGCCGGTCGGCACCGGACCCTTCCGGTTCGTCCGTTACCAGCGGGACGCCGCGGTGATCTACCGGAGGTTCTCGAACTACTGGCAAACAGGCAAGCCCTATCTGGACGGGGTGGAGATCCGGTTCATCCGGGACCCTCAGACCCTGCGGGCCGCCTTCCTCGCGGGGCAGGTGGACGTGGCGGGGCTCGGTCCCTATCCGGTCGCCGCGGAGCTGGTCCGGGAGGGCTATCCCGCGGAATCCTTCTTCGGTGGGGTGGTGGTCCTGGTCCCGGACAGCGCGAACCCCGACTCCCCCCTGGCAGACCGGCGGGTGCGGGAGGCCATCGGGTATGCCATCGACCGGGAATCCCTCGCCCGGGCCACCCTCTTCGGTCTTTCCCAGGGATGGAGCCAACTCACGGTCCCGGAATCCCGGGCGTACCTCCAGGACCACCCCGGCCCCACGTACAACCCGCAGCGAGCTCGGGAACTGCTGGCACAGGCAGGATACCCGAATGGGTTCGAGACCACCCTGATCCCGGCTCCGTACCTGGACCGTAACATCGCGGTCGCGATCCAGCAGTACCTGAGCGCGGTGGGGATCCGCGCCCAGCTGGAGCTCCCCGAGATCGGCCGCTACACGGAGTACCAGCGGCGGGGCTGGCGAGGGATGCTCATCCACGTGTTCGGGTACTTCCCGAACTTCAACGCGCACGTGAGCTTCTACTACACGCAGTCCCCGGAGGGATATGCCAGCATGCGGCGCCCATCCCAGCTGGAGGTCCTGTTCCGGGACTCCGTGCGGACCCTGCGGGAGGAGCGGCACAAGGTCCAGGCACTGCACCGCCTGCTCCTCAGCGACCTCACCGTG
This region of Armatimonadota bacterium genomic DNA includes:
- a CDS encoding SDR family oxidoreductase; the protein is MQRVRLCDLSGMVALVTGAGGGSKGGVGPVIARSLAQAGARVAVNDRTAEWAEATVQELRGEGLEAEAFPADVADVRQADQLVERVVERFGQLDVLVNKAEYHASGQRADEVSDEEWERSLAVNVHAPFYLSRAAVRHMRARRFGRIINVSNISAIRTSLLHGVPYVATKEALYGLTRHLAIEVAQHGITVNAILPGFILTPKLLEDWPEERQSAVAATIPALRAGTPEEVAALVVFLASREAGYITGAAIPIDGAVSVVPGGGGGRRETAFV
- a CDS encoding SDR family oxidoreductase, which produces MAREERWLEGMVALVTGAGRGEDGGGGAGISRYLARQGARVAVNDLTEEYAQATVDQIRSRGGEAWGIVGDVSDPAEAQRMVDAVVRHFGRLDILVNNAAIGGLIPAVERLPDEIWHRQVAVDLSGPFYMSRAALRHMIPQGFGRIVNIASLAAVRTGFVSGSTYTTAKTGLLGLTRQMAFEVAQFGITVNALMPTGIRNPRILRMRPEWLQAEGRLGPLDPEEEIGKLVAFLSRRDVSFISGAAIPLDRGVGSALGNFEAYKQRTGKDAG
- a CDS encoding SDR family oxidoreductase, with protein sequence MGRLEGMVALVTGAGGGALGGGGAGIARTLAEEGARVAVNDLQEEYAQATVDQIRGRGREAWPVVGDVSDPSQARRMVESVVDRWGRLDILVNNAARLGRSPAVERMPDEEWWSYLRVNLSGPFYMSRAALPHMVRQGFGRIVNLSSLAALRASLNGGACYTSSKRGLLGLTRQLAAEFYPYGITVNAVLPAGILTGRMRTQMRKEEVEARLASRRIALPEDIGALVAFLASREAGLITASVIVIPGVAVCPLGDYAQYRAVAQAIGKDIGA
- a CDS encoding ABC transporter substrate-binding protein, with translation MRMRIVGWILVVTLGFGLAVRPPVGLPLAEAAPGPKRGGVLRVVDEPPGSPFGVPWEIVGVSVCAAIPAFESLLWVDRQGRVYPRLAERWEVASDRRSVTITVRRGVRFHDGTPLTAQAVVYNLQRQVEARRVPFRSVEALDDRRVRIHLHEWDNRIWLNLMGTSALLASPSFIERQGVDRARWEPVGTGPFRFVRYQRDAAVIYRRFSNYWQTGKPYLDGVEIRFIRDPQTLRAAFLAGQVDVAGLGPYPVAAELVREGYPAESFFGGVVVLVPDSANPDSPLADRRVREAIGYAIDRESLARATLFGLSQGWSQLTVPESRAYLQDHPGPTYNPQRARELLAQAGYPNGFETTLIPAPYLDRNIAVAIQQYLSAVGIRAQLELPEIGRYTEYQRRGWRGMLIHVFGYFPNFNAHVSFYYTQSPEGYASMRRPSQLEVLFRDSVRTLREERHKVQALHRLLLSDLTVIPLMRYGRLYVMQKSVRDTKHLRWATWPFWAPEDAWLDR